Proteins encoded in a region of the Sphingomonas sp. HMP9 genome:
- a CDS encoding OmpW/AlkL family protein: MNVLIKTLAIGVACTAMVAVTAPALAQADPVPRQGIAAGDVLLRVRTILVAPNETSGSVLPAFPGEHVRVDNSFMPEVDVTYMATDHIGFELIASTTRHQANGRTGTTGSIGKLASTWVLPPTLTAQYHLNPTGRIRPYVGAGLNYTIFWNETASKGLGAAVGPTDVRMKDSIGWAAQAGVDIDITPRVFLNLDVKFIDIDTSARLRTTAAGTQRVAISLDPLVFGVGLGIRL, translated from the coding sequence ATGAATGTGTTGATCAAGACCCTCGCCATCGGCGTAGCGTGCACGGCTATGGTCGCCGTCACCGCCCCTGCGCTCGCGCAGGCCGACCCGGTACCGCGCCAGGGCATCGCCGCCGGCGACGTGCTGTTGCGCGTCCGGACGATCCTGGTCGCGCCGAACGAGACATCGGGCAGCGTCCTGCCCGCGTTTCCCGGCGAGCATGTCCGCGTCGACAACAGCTTCATGCCCGAGGTCGATGTCACCTACATGGCGACAGATCACATCGGTTTCGAGCTGATCGCGTCGACTACCAGGCATCAGGCCAATGGCCGTACGGGTACGACCGGCTCGATCGGCAAGCTCGCCTCGACCTGGGTGCTGCCGCCGACGCTGACCGCGCAATATCACCTGAACCCGACGGGCAGGATCCGCCCCTATGTCGGTGCCGGGCTCAACTACACGATCTTCTGGAACGAGACCGCGTCGAAAGGGCTCGGCGCCGCGGTCGGCCCTACTGACGTCCGCATGAAGGACAGCATCGGCTGGGCGGCACAGGCGGGTGTCGATATCGACATCACGCCGCGGGTGTTCCTCAATCTCGACGTCAAATTCATCGACATCGATACGAGCGCGCGGCTGCGGACGACGGCGGCCGGCACGCAGCGCGTCGCGATCAGTCTCGATCCGCTCGTGTTTGGCGTTGGGCTTGGGATCCGGCTGTGA
- a CDS encoding amino acid ABC transporter ATP-binding/permease protein: MTAFETLIADERRRQRRGLWRASGYAAIVAMASVVLLGLSGWFITAAAVAGLAGTIAAQGFNYMLPSAGIRLLAILRTAGRYGERLASHDAAFGALARIRPALFLGLARGPAVHALALTQGEATARIVQDVNVVEAQFVRLSAVPGMIAALASGLLLCGLGGWRPAIAVVACLAGLMGVATLLARRLHAPGRDVQRASGALKDMFAGVADAAAELRCYGVEAQAMAAVDAGSLRLADAQRAQAGMAGWFEFIQAVALGVAGLAALVLAAPEGAPIAALCALAAVMTIDGAGPVLRSLAQRSAVCEAMARLNGLLPGIVEQGEPAGCATAPTIGLLGTHLPAGTRVALIGASGTGKTTLVEGLLGLRTVEPGTAFIGGRDITTVPLAVRRATFGWAPQDAALLAGTIRDALALGDPLADDTAMWAVLGDVALADVIQALPDGLDSWIGEHGVRLSGGERRRLALARACLVPAPWLLLDEPTEGLDRDTERRVAERLFARLARTRQGLVMVSHRPAMVALCDRHLAVAPASAAIDVRPVAKIA, encoded by the coding sequence ATGACCGCGTTCGAGACATTGATCGCCGACGAGCGCAGGCGGCAACGCCGCGGCCTGTGGCGTGCGAGTGGCTATGCGGCGATCGTCGCGATGGCCTCGGTCGTGCTGCTCGGGCTGTCGGGCTGGTTCATCACCGCCGCCGCGGTTGCCGGGCTTGCCGGGACGATCGCCGCGCAGGGCTTCAACTACATGCTGCCGAGTGCCGGCATCCGTCTGCTCGCGATCCTTCGCACCGCGGGGCGGTACGGCGAGCGGCTCGCCAGCCACGACGCGGCGTTCGGCGCGCTCGCCCGCATCCGTCCTGCCTTGTTTCTGGGCTTGGCGCGCGGTCCCGCTGTTCATGCGCTGGCGTTGACCCAGGGCGAGGCGACTGCCCGCATCGTCCAGGACGTCAACGTCGTCGAGGCACAGTTCGTCCGGCTCTCTGCGGTGCCCGGCATGATCGCAGCACTCGCGAGTGGCTTGCTTCTATGCGGCCTGGGAGGATGGCGACCGGCGATTGCGGTGGTGGCGTGCCTGGCCGGTCTCATGGGGGTGGCGACCCTGCTCGCCCGACGCCTCCATGCACCGGGCCGCGACGTGCAGCGGGCGAGTGGCGCCCTGAAGGACATGTTCGCCGGCGTCGCCGATGCTGCCGCCGAGCTGCGCTGCTATGGGGTCGAGGCGCAGGCGATGGCGGCGGTCGACGCGGGCAGCCTCCGCCTCGCGGACGCGCAACGCGCGCAGGCGGGCATGGCGGGCTGGTTCGAGTTCATCCAGGCGGTCGCGCTCGGCGTGGCGGGACTCGCCGCTCTGGTCCTCGCGGCACCCGAGGGCGCACCGATCGCCGCCTTGTGCGCGCTGGCGGCGGTGATGACGATCGATGGGGCGGGACCGGTGTTGCGCAGTTTGGCGCAGCGCAGCGCGGTATGCGAGGCCATGGCGCGGCTGAATGGCCTGTTGCCGGGCATCGTCGAACAGGGCGAACCGGCCGGGTGCGCGACGGCGCCGACGATCGGTCTGCTTGGGACGCACCTGCCGGCCGGCACGCGAGTCGCTTTGATCGGCGCATCGGGAACCGGCAAGACCACGCTCGTGGAAGGCCTGCTCGGTTTGCGAACGGTGGAACCGGGCACGGCGTTCATCGGCGGTAGGGACATCACCACCGTTCCTCTGGCGGTGCGACGCGCGACGTTCGGCTGGGCACCACAGGACGCAGCGCTGCTGGCCGGCACGATCCGCGACGCCCTCGCGCTGGGCGATCCGCTGGCCGACGATACCGCGATGTGGGCGGTTCTCGGCGACGTTGCGTTGGCGGACGTGATCCAGGCGCTTCCGGACGGCCTCGACAGCTGGATCGGGGAACACGGCGTGCGGCTGTCCGGCGGCGAACGGCGCCGCCTCGCGCTCGCCCGCGCCTGTCTCGTCCCGGCACCGTGGTTGCTGCTCGACGAACCGACCGAAGGCCTCGACCGCGACACCGAACGCCGGGTCGCCGAGCGCCTGTTCGCCCGGCTCGCCAGAACACGGCAGGGGCTCGTGATGGTCAGCCACCGTCCGGCGATGGTTGCGCTCTGCGATCGCCACCTTGCGGTCGCCCCGGCCTCGGCGGCGATCGACGTCCGACCTGTAGCGAAAATCGCCTGA
- the cydD gene encoding thiol reductant ABC exporter subunit CydD, whose product MDSIIERDVSKQRARASKAYLKAVVADGGGARVSATLLLLDSVAAIGFAAGLAGGVVAVPAGVAAMLPWVMLALASAVGRGACAMLAARVGASGAYRAKTRLRRRIVEAALHRTPGSDATTGTLMTAAVDEVDAIDGYVARFLPARMAASIAPLIVLAATAIASPIAATILMATFLPFLAAMILAGGAAADASRRQFTALARLSGLFADRIGALPIILAFRAEEREAAALAEASEDLARRTMRVLRVAFLSSGALEFFAALSVALVAVYAGFNLLGLLPFAVPKTLDLGRAFFVLALAPEFYAPMRRLAAAYHDRQAAETAAERLAAVEAAKVVPPLITPRWSEAAPTIGFESVSIRYAGQDRAAVSGVSLEVRPGMIVVLVGPSGSGKTSLLHLLLGLAPLSEGRVLIGGVDLAAIGSIAPITAWMGQSPLILPGTIGGNIALADPSAAVERIAEVARIAGLSPMLLARGGLGAAIDARGSGLSGGERRRIALARALLKPAPVLLLDEPTAHLDIESEVRLVEAIKRACAGRTTIIATHSARLAAIADVVIHLGAPA is encoded by the coding sequence ATGGACAGTATAATCGAGCGCGACGTTTCGAAGCAGCGCGCGCGCGCGTCGAAAGCGTATCTGAAGGCCGTGGTCGCGGATGGCGGCGGCGCGCGCGTGTCGGCAACCCTGTTGTTGCTCGACAGCGTTGCGGCGATCGGGTTCGCGGCCGGTCTGGCGGGCGGGGTCGTCGCGGTTCCGGCCGGCGTCGCGGCGATGCTGCCTTGGGTAATGCTGGCATTGGCCTCGGCGGTTGGCCGCGGTGCGTGCGCGATGCTGGCGGCGCGCGTCGGCGCAAGCGGTGCGTACCGGGCGAAGACGCGGTTGCGGCGGCGGATCGTCGAGGCGGCGCTTCACCGCACGCCGGGATCGGACGCGACGACCGGCACGCTGATGACCGCGGCGGTGGACGAGGTCGATGCAATCGACGGCTATGTCGCGCGGTTCCTGCCCGCGCGGATGGCAGCGTCGATCGCACCGTTGATCGTGCTCGCCGCCACCGCCATCGCCAGCCCGATCGCAGCGACGATCCTGATGGCGACGTTCCTTCCGTTTCTCGCCGCCATGATCCTTGCGGGGGGTGCGGCGGCGGATGCGTCGCGTCGCCAGTTCACCGCGCTGGCCCGGCTGTCGGGGCTGTTCGCGGATCGGATCGGCGCGCTGCCGATCATCCTCGCCTTCCGTGCGGAAGAGCGCGAGGCCGCAGCGCTCGCCGAAGCGTCGGAGGACCTTGCGCGGCGAACGATGCGCGTGTTGCGTGTCGCGTTCCTGTCGTCGGGCGCGCTGGAGTTCTTCGCCGCGCTGTCGGTCGCGCTGGTCGCTGTCTATGCGGGGTTCAACCTGCTGGGCCTGCTCCCGTTCGCGGTTCCCAAAACGCTCGATCTCGGCCGCGCGTTCTTCGTGCTCGCGCTCGCCCCCGAATTCTATGCACCGATGCGTCGGCTGGCGGCGGCGTACCACGACCGACAGGCCGCGGAGACCGCGGCGGAGCGATTGGCGGCGGTCGAGGCGGCCAAGGTGGTGCCACCATTGATCACGCCCCGCTGGTCCGAGGCGGCGCCGACGATAGGCTTCGAGTCCGTCTCGATCCGCTATGCGGGGCAGGACCGCGCGGCGGTGTCCGGCGTTTCGCTCGAGGTTCGGCCCGGCATGATCGTCGTGCTGGTCGGCCCGTCGGGCAGCGGCAAGACCAGCCTGCTGCATCTACTCCTGGGCTTGGCGCCCTTGTCCGAGGGACGCGTCCTGATCGGTGGCGTCGACCTCGCCGCGATCGGCAGCATCGCGCCGATCACCGCGTGGATGGGCCAATCGCCGCTGATCCTGCCGGGCACGATCGGCGGGAACATCGCGCTCGCCGATCCGAGCGCCGCGGTCGAGCGGATCGCGGAAGTCGCACGGATCGCTGGCCTATCGCCGATGCTGCTCGCACGCGGCGGGTTGGGCGCAGCGATCGACGCACGCGGCAGCGGGCTGTCCGGCGGGGAACGGCGTCGGATCGCGCTTGCCCGCGCGCTGTTGAAGCCAGCGCCCGTCTTGTTGCTCGACGAGCCGACCGCGCATCTGGATATTGAGTCCGAAGTGCGCCTGGTCGAGGCGATCAAGCGCGCGTGTGCCGGCCGGACGACGATCATCGCGACTCATAGCGCGCGGCTGGCCGCGATCGCCGATGTCGTGATCCACCTGGGCGCACCGGCATGA
- a CDS encoding cytochrome ubiquinol oxidase subunit I codes for MDLGVIDLSRLQFALTALYHFLFVPLTLGLSMMLVIMEAVYVMTNRPIWRVITRFWGRIFAINFVLGVATGLTMEFQFGTNWSYFSHYVGDIFGAPLAIEGLMAFFLEATFVGLMFFGWERLSKLGHLTVTCMVALGTNLSALWILVANGWMQNPTGAEFNTDTMRMEVSDFGAVLFNPIAQAKFVHTVSAGYVCAAVVVLGISAFWLLKGRYTAVARRSMTVAAAFGLAGSLSVVVLGDESGYALTDNQKMKLAAIEAAWHTAPAPAGLTLFGLPDVAARETRYEVQVPWVLGLIATRSLDKEVTGMSELVLKAQERITSGVIAYDAVEHLKIDRTDVAQRARFEAHKRDLGYALLLKRHVADPRTASPQLIAATAWDVVPNVPLMFWSFRIMAFIGFFMIALFGTAFVLTSLRMHTQTRWFLKLAVIAIPFPWIAIELGWMLAEIGRQPWAIEGVLPTFLAASSLTRGVLWATIVGFTAIYGTLAVIEVRLILATIRKGPFEHDEDPKPAPAHVAAPARAPAPAPAPALTA; via the coding sequence ATGGACCTTGGGGTCATCGACCTGTCGCGGCTGCAATTCGCATTGACCGCGTTGTACCATTTCCTGTTCGTACCGCTGACGCTCGGGCTGTCGATGATGCTGGTCATCATGGAAGCCGTATACGTGATGACGAACCGGCCGATCTGGCGGGTGATCACGCGGTTCTGGGGGCGCATCTTCGCGATCAACTTCGTGCTGGGCGTGGCCACCGGGCTGACGATGGAATTCCAGTTCGGCACCAACTGGTCGTATTTCTCGCATTATGTCGGTGACATCTTCGGCGCGCCGCTCGCGATCGAAGGGCTGATGGCGTTCTTCCTCGAAGCGACGTTCGTCGGGCTGATGTTCTTCGGCTGGGAACGCCTGTCGAAACTCGGCCATCTGACCGTCACGTGCATGGTCGCGCTCGGCACCAATTTGTCGGCACTATGGATCCTGGTCGCGAACGGCTGGATGCAGAATCCGACCGGCGCCGAGTTCAACACCGATACGATGCGGATGGAGGTCAGCGATTTCGGCGCGGTGCTGTTCAACCCGATCGCGCAGGCGAAATTCGTCCACACCGTCAGCGCGGGCTATGTCTGCGCCGCGGTCGTGGTGCTCGGCATCTCCGCCTTCTGGCTGCTCAAGGGACGCTACACCGCGGTCGCGCGCCGTTCGATGACCGTCGCCGCCGCATTCGGCCTCGCCGGATCGCTGTCGGTCGTCGTTCTCGGCGACGAGAGCGGCTACGCGCTGACCGACAACCAGAAGATGAAGCTCGCCGCGATCGAGGCCGCCTGGCACACCGCCCCCGCCCCCGCCGGACTGACGCTGTTCGGTCTGCCCGACGTTGCCGCGCGCGAGACGCGCTACGAGGTTCAGGTCCCCTGGGTGCTCGGCCTGATCGCCACCCGCAGCCTCGACAAGGAGGTGACGGGCATGTCCGAACTGGTGCTCAAGGCGCAGGAGCGGATAACCTCGGGCGTCATCGCCTATGACGCGGTCGAGCATCTCAAGATCGACCGCACCGACGTCGCACAGCGCGCGCGGTTCGAGGCGCACAAGCGCGACCTCGGCTATGCGCTGCTGCTGAAGCGCCACGTAGCCGACCCGCGGACCGCCAGTCCGCAACTGATCGCCGCGACCGCGTGGGACGTGGTCCCCAACGTCCCGCTGATGTTCTGGAGTTTCCGGATCATGGCGTTCATCGGCTTCTTCATGATCGCGCTGTTCGGCACCGCGTTCGTGCTCACCTCGCTGCGGATGCATACCCAGACTCGCTGGTTCCTGAAGCTCGCCGTCATCGCGATCCCGTTCCCCTGGATCGCGATCGAGCTCGGCTGGATGCTCGCCGAGATCGGCCGCCAGCCCTGGGCGATCGAGGGCGTGCTGCCCACCTTCCTGGCCGCTTCGTCACTGACCCGAGGGGTGTTGTGGGCGACGATCGTCGGCTTCACCGCGATCTACGGTACGCTTGCGGTGATCGAAGTACGGCTGATCCTCGCGACGATCCGCAAGGGACCGTTCGAGCATGACGAGGATCCGAAGCCTGCGCCTGCCCATGTGGCCGCCCCCGCCCGCGCCCCCGCCCCCGCCCCCGCCCCCGCCCTCACCGCCTGA